GGAGCGATCCCTGGGGCGAGCGCACTCGCTTCGGCCTCATTCCGGAGCCACCGCATCCGCGGGCCAATTCCTCGGACGCCCTTCAGGAAGACGTCGCCATCGTCGTCGGTCCGCAGCACAAGCGCCAGGTTGCAGTTCTGGCCCTGCTCGACGTCACGGATGACAGTGGTCGGCCCCAGGTGCTGCCAAACCGCGAGGCGCGCCGCTTCCGGCAGGGTGTCCCAGGAGTATCGCTCGATCACGCCGGGACCGTACCAACGTGCGCGGCGAGCTGGTGGCATCCAGTGTCGCCGCCGGAGTGCGTGCACCCATCCGTGCACTGGTGGCAATCCGCCGAGACTGCCCAGAGGTCATGGTCCACGGCGAACCCGGCGCGGCGCAGGGCCGCCACGGTGAAGTCCGCGGATTCTGGCGGAGCCTGGGACACCGGGATGAGGCCGGTGTCGGTCGGCTCGTGGTGGATGAAGCGACCGGCCACCCGGTCGCAGAACTCGGCGTACTCGCGGGTGTACAGGATGAAGGTGTGCCACCCGATGTCCACTGCCTTGCTGGGCGACAACGGGCCGGACGTGTGGGCGCACGTTCCGAGGAAGGCGAGCGCCTGGTCCATGATCCGCGCGGCGTACTCGCGGCCGAGCTGGTGCTCACGAACGATCCGCTCTACGAACCGGTGGAACAAGTCTTCGTCTATCAGGTCCTGTCCGGTGAGTTCTTCGACGGCGATTGTCACGTCGCTGCCTTTCGTGTTGGCCCCTCCTGTAATGACGGGCCGGTGGGGCCCGGCCAGCGCGCCGCCGAGGGGGATAAGCAAGCGCGCTGGCCGGGGGCTATCGGGGGTGCCGCTGCGGACGAGGCCGCGGGCTGGGGAGCCAGCCGCGCCGCACTCGGTAAACGGCGTCGCAGTCGGGGCACATCCGGAGTGACCCGTTGCACTGGCGGACCTCGTCCTTGGTGGCGTACTCGGCCGCCGCAGCGCGGCCACACAGCATCGTGAGCGCCTGCCCCGGCAGGGGCATCCGAAGAAGATCGATTTGGTGCCACACCCCGTCGATCACGGGGTGAACGTGTTCCAAGTCGATGTAGATCAAGGCGCTCAATCTCGTTCCCCTCCAGATGATCCTGTGGCCCTCAGTCGCCTTGGGCGGGCCACCCCGACCGGAATTCGTGGAGTCTGGAGGACAGAACTCCGAACTCCGGCCGAGGCCGCCCACTCAGGTAGCCTGGTCGTCACACGGCGTCATTGGAATGGATCAGCCGTCTACGGGCGTCTACAAGGCGGTGAGGTATGTGAGCGACCTAGGCGCGAGACTGCGCGCGGCGCGTGAAGCCGCTGGTCTGAGCCTCGCTGCGATGTCCGCGAAGACCCACTGGAGCAAGGCCCTGCTCGGGCACCTGGAGACCGGGACCCGGGACGTCAAGCGGGAGCACGTCATCACGTACTCGCGCGCCCTGAACGTGTCCGTCGAGTCCTTGTACGGACCGCCGCAGGATCCGCTGCGCGTAGCTCACGAGTGGCTGGTGGCCGACACGTCGGCCTCGGTACACCGATCATCCGGCAGGCGCGTCGGCGAGAGCTTCGCTGCCGAGGTCGAGCAGCGTGTCATTGACCTCCGGCAGCTGGACGACACCATTGGCGGGGGAGACCTCAGCCCCCTCGTACGCCGGGAGCTGGCCGAAACTTCGGCTGTGGTCCGGTGCGCCAGCTACTCCGAGTCCGTCGGGCGTCGATTGTTGGTCGCCGTGGGAGAGCTGTCGCAGCTTGCCGGCTGGGTGGCAAGCGACGCCGGGTACTACCTCGAAGCGCAGCAGACATACCTGGCCGGGGTCGCGGCAGCCCAGGACGCGGGCGACCAGACCCTTGCTGGCCAGCTTCTGTCGTCGCTGGCGTATCAGATGGCGAACGTCGGCGACCCAGCCGACGCTGCACTGCTGGCGAAAACCGCGGTGAAGGGGGCACGCGACGCGACTCCGGTCGCGAAGACGCTGCTGTTGGAGCGGGTGGCCTGGGCGGGCGCGCGGGCGCGCGACGTCGAGGGCGCCCGGCGGGCCCTCGACTTGGTCGACGACACTTACGAGGAGCGTTCACCGGGGATTCCCGAGCCGGAGTGGGTCTACTGGATGAGCCGAGACGAGATCGACGTCATGGCAGGCCGGGTGCTGATCGAGGTCGGCCAGCCCGTGAAGGCAGCCCCCTTGTTGACCCGGGCCATCGACGCTTACGACGCAGAGCACGCGCGCGAGGTGGCGCTGTACCAGACCTGGCTCGCCGAGTCGTACGCTCGCGCCGGAGAGCTGGACGCGGCCCGCGAAGTCATCGGCGCCGCGCGTGGCGCGGCAGCTGGCATCAACTCTGCCCGCCTCGGCCGGCGCGTCGAGGAGATCGAACGGCTGGTGAGCTAGCCGGCGCCTTCGGCCTGGGCGATCCGTCGGCGTCTTCGGAGGCGGACGGCAGTTGCTTGTCGGACGCCTGCGGTGGACCGGCCTCGATCTCGAAGAAGGGCGCCTTGACTCGAACGCGGTCGCCCGGCTGGCGGTTCTTCAGGAACTGTCGTGCGAGGAAGTAGACGCCGATGAAGATCACGGCAACCAAGGCGACCAACGCCCAGATGCTCCCGGCTGACATCTCCGCGACGCGGGTGACGATGGCTTCAGCAGACACAAGCGTCCCAGACCGCCAGCGTGCCCCCGAGGCTTACAGCGCCGGCCGGCTAGGGGGCTGGCGTCTTTCGAGCCACGCTAAACTATCGCGGCGAAAATCGATCGGACCCCGTCCTCGGGTGCCTGGGGTGTACTCAGGCAGACAGGGTCGAACAGTCACGCAGTGGAGCAAATCGTCGTCCACTAAAAAGTTGTACACATCGACTCCCGCTCGCAGAGGGCACCTTCGGCGATTCAGCCGATCCAGCCCTCCGCCTAAGGGGGAGTTCTGACGATGACCTTACCGCACGGGTCGCAGCCTCGGCGACGGGTGGTGTCGCGTGTCGACCTGCCGCATGCTCGAACGCAGGTTCGATAACGTGGACCGGGGTGTTCCGCACCCGAGCCTGCAGGAGGCCCGCGCGGTGTGCCGGGCGAAGCCTGTCTGGGGCGACCTGGCCAAGGTGTACCCGTTCGGAGAGCCGCTCGGCGTGTTCCCCGATGGCCTCGATCTCCAGTGCGTCGTGCCCGGGATGCTCCAGCAGTGGCATCGGACGACGACGGGCTACTGGGCGGGGTGGGTCCGGTACAAGATCGGCGGGGAGTACGGCGGCCAGCCGGGCGCGCACTGGGTCGGCGCCTACGCGCTGGATCCCCGACGTGAGGGGACGACTCGGTAGCAGGTGAAGCCGGGTCTACCCTGAAGGGCGATGACCGAGACACAGGCACCCAGGGCGTACCAGATCCGCACCTTCGGCTGCCAGATGAACGTGCACGACTCCGAGCGGCTCGCCGGGCAGCTCGAGGAAGCCGGGTACGCGCCCGTCCAGGAAGGCGCGAAGCCCGACCTGATCGTGTTCAACACCTGCGCCGTCCGGGAGAACGCGGACAACAAGCTGTACGGCACCCTCGGGCACCTGCGCCCGGACAAGGTCGCGAACCCGGACCTGCAGATCGCCGTCGGCGGGTGCCTGGCGCAAAAGGACCGCGGCGAGATCGTCAAGCGGGCGCCGTGGGTGGACGTCGTGTTCGGGACGCACAACATCGGCTCGCTGCCGACCCTGCTGGAGCGCGCCCGGCACAACGCCGAGGCCGAGGTCGAGATCCTCGAATCGCTCGAGACCTTCCCCTCGACGCTGCCCGCGCGCCGTGAGTCGTCCTATGCGAGCTGGGTGTCCGTTTCGGTCGGGTGCAACAACACCTGCACCTTCTGCATCGTCCCCGCGCTGCGCGGCAAGGAACGCGACCGGCGGCCCGGCGAGATCCTCGCCGAGGTCGAGGCGCTCGTCGCCGAAGGCGTGCTCGAGGTCACCCTGCTCGGCCAGAACGTGAACTCCTACGGCGTCGAGTTCGGCGACCGGCTGGCGTTCGGCAAGCTGCTGCGCGCGTGCGGCACGGTCGACGGGCTCGAGCGCGTCCGCTTCACCTCGCCGCACCCGGCGGCATTCACCTCCGACGTCATCGAGGCGATGGCGGAGACCCCGAACATCTGCCACCAGCTGCACATGCCGCTGCAGTCCGGCTCGGACCGGGTGCTGCGCGAGATGAAGCGCTCGTACCGCTCGGCGCGCTTCCTGAAGATCCTCGACGAGGTCCGCGCGGTCATGCCGGACGCGGCGATCACCACCGACATCATCGTCGGCTTCCCCGGCGAGACCGAGGAGGACTTCCAGGCGACCCTGGACGTCGTGGCGCAGGCCCGCTTCTCCAGCGCGTTCACCTTCCAGTACTCGAAGCGCCCGGGCACGCCGGCCGCGACGATGGACGGCCAGCTGCCGAAGGCGGTCGTGCAGGAGCGCTACGAGCGCCTGGTCGCGCTGCAGAACGCGATCTCCTGGGAAGAGAACAAGAAGATCGTCGGCCGCCGCGTCGAGCTGCTCGTCGCCGAGGGCGAGGGCCGCAAGGACGCCGAGACCCACCGGATGAGCGGCCGCGCCCGCGACGGGCGGCTGGTGCACTTCACGCCGACCGGGGCGAACGTGGATCGCGCCGTCCGCCCGGGCGACGTCGTCGAGACGGTCGTCACCTACGGCGCGCCGCACCACCTGGTGGCGGACGGCGACCTGCTGTTGCACCGGCGGACGCGGGCCGGTGACAACGCGGAGGCCGGGCTGCGGCCGAAGACGAGCGGCGTCACGCTGGGCCTGCCGGGCTTCGGTGCCCCGGCCGCCCGGCCGGAGCCGGTGAGTGGGTGTGCGCTGTGACGGAGTCCGAGGGCAACGGCGAGGTGGCCGCGCTGGCCGCCGAGATCGACGAGGTGGGCGAGCACGCGTCCCGCACGGTGGAGCTGGGCCGCCGCGGGTTCACCATCGCCGTGTTCACGTTCGTGCTGCTGATCTGCCAGATCCTCCCGTGGGTCGGCGACCACGCGGGCTGGCAGGTGCTGGCCGGTGAGGGCGGCGGCATCCCGCAGCTGTTCGCGGCGACGTCGACCGGCGTCGGCATCCTCGCCTCGGCGCTGGCGCTGGTGACGCGCCGCTGGTGGCTGTCCTGGGTGTGCGCGGCCGGCGGCTGGTTCGCCTCGGTGGACGGGCTGCTGGCCATCTGGTCGCAGCAGTCGTCGCACGCTCCCGGCTCCGCGGGCGGCGGTCCCGGGATCGGCCTGGTCATCGCCTGGATCGCGATGATCTGCCTTGCGGTGCAGTGGATGCGGACGGCGTTCTCGCGGTCCTGAGGGCCGGTGGGGACCAGGCTCAGCCGACTCGCAGGGTGAGGGTGCTCGCCGAGTACGCGGCGGCGTACAACGTCGTCTCGGGGTGGTAGAGCCGCAGCGAGACCGTGGCGCTGAGGCTGAAGCTGAGGCTGAACGTGAAGCCGCCGTTCGGCCGGCAGGTCGTGTCGGCGAGGTTCACCCACGTCCCGGCCTGCAGCTGCTGCACGAAGACGGTCTCGACGGTTTCTTCGGCTCGGGCCGCGTCGAGGACCTTGAGGTTGCCCTTGAGGTCGACCTTCTCGTTGACCTTGACGTGGTCCTTGCCGAGCTTCCCGTCGACCTTCACCTTCCCCTTGCCGGCTTCGACGGAGGAGACGAGCGGAGCGGCCCCGGCCGGCGCGGCGAGAGCCGGAGCGAGCCCGGCGACGGCGATGCTGATCACCAGCGCGGAGAGGAGCCTGCCGGCACTGAACGGTGTCCTGGTCATGATCAGAGTGGAGCACCGGCCGTGGCGGACGGCGCGCGGAAACCCCCGGTCGGGGGGACGACGGGCCCTCTTCGGGCGAATCGCCGACCGTCGGCTTGCCGAGTACGTGAAGGCCACCTTCAGGAACTTCAAGTTCCTCAAGGTGGCCTTCACGAACTTGAAGCGACCTCAGCGACCTCAGCGGTCCGCGACGGCGGCCTCGGCGGCCTCCAGCCACTCACGCCACTGCGCGGCCTGCTCGTCGGCCTTCTTCGCGCGACGCTCGTCCCCGGCCGCACGGGCCTTCGCCGCCTGGGACTCGAGCTGCTCGACGCGCTCGCGGAACTGCGCGGCGCGGGCCTGCGCCTCCGGGTCGGTGCGGCGCCAGCGGGAGTCCTCGGCCGACTTGACGGCGTCCTGGACCGCCTTGAGCCTGCCGTCGAGCTCGCGGATGCGTTCGCGGGGGACCTTGCCGAGCTCGTCCCACTGCTCCTGGATCCGGCGCAGCGCGCCCTTCGCCGCTTCGAGGTTGGCGGCCGCGTCGATCTTCTCGGCCTCGATGAGCAGTTCTTCCTTGCGCGCGGCGTTCTGCGTGAACTCCGCGTCGCGCTCGGAGAACACCGTGGACCGGCGGGCGAAGAACTTGTCCTGCGCCGCGCGGAACCGCTGCCACAGCGCTTCGTCGCTGTCCTTCGGCGCGCGGCCGGCGGCCTTCCACTCGGTCATCAGGTCCTTGTAGCGGCCGGCGGTGTCGCCCCAGTCGTCGGACTCGCTGATCGCCTCCGCTTCGGCGATCAGCTCCTCCTTGCGCTGCTTGGCCGCCGCGCGCTGCTTGTCGAGCTCGGCGAAGTGCGAGCCGCGACGGCGGTTGAACGCCTCGCGGGCCTTCGAGAACCGCTTCCACAGCTCGTCGTCGGTCTTGCGGTCGACGCCCTTGACCGTCTTCCACTCGTCGAGGATCGTGCGCAGCCGGTCGCCCGCCGCCTTCCACTGCGTGGACTCGGCGGCGATCTTCTCGGCCTCTTCGGCCAGCTCCTGCTTCCGGGCGATGGCGGCCGCGCGGGCCTCCTCACGCTCGGCCTTCGCGCTGGCCAGCGCCTTCTCGGCGTGACCGATGACGTACTCCAGCCGCGCGGCGAGCGCCGCGAGGTCGCCGACCAGCGCGGCCTCGGCCAGCCCGTCCCGGATCTGGGTCGCGCTCGACAGCGCGTGCTTCGGGTCGCCCGCGCCGGAGATCAGCCGGGTTTCCAGCAGCTCGACCTCGGTGCGCACGTCGTCGAAGCGGCGGGCGTAGTGCACCAGACCCTCGTCGGGGCTGCCTGCCTGCCAGACGCCGACGGCACGCTCACCCTCGGCGGTGATGACGTAGACGGTGCCCTCGTCGTCGATCCGGCCCCAGGTCGCGGGCGTGGGCTCGGCGGGCGGCACGGGCGGGGCGGCGTGCCCGGCGTGCAGCGCGTGCGGCACCGGGTGCGGGGCCGGGGTACCGGTGGAAGTGTTCTCCTGGGCCATCGCAGGCTCCTTATCGCCTGTACGCCCGCTCGCGCGGGCGCCCCGCCGTGGAGCGGGGCCGGGTAATGCGGTCGTCACGGGCCGTGCTCGGATGCTACGGCCCCAAGCGGCATTCAAGCAGCTCAGCGCGCACCGTGGTACTGGATGGGCCACCCGAAGCTCGTGATCCTACTTCCGGTGGACGCTCCGTGTCGGCCCGCCGGTATCGTCAGCCGTCGTGAGCAGCCCAGTCGCGGTAGTCGGGCCGACGGCCACCGGCAAGACCGCGCTGGCCGTGGAGCTGGCCCTGAAGCTCGGCGGAGAGGTCGTCAACGCCGACGCGCTGCAGCTCTACCGAGGCATGGACATCGGCACCGCCAAGGCCACCGAGGCCGAGCGCCGCGGCGTCCCGCACCACCTGCTCGATGTGCTGGACGTGACCGAGACGGCGTCCGTCGCGGCCTACCAGCGCGAGGCGCGGGCCACGATCGAGCGGTTGCTGGCCGCCGGCCGGGTGCCGGTGCTGGCCGGCGGGTCCGGCCTGTACGTCCAGGCGGTGCTCGACGACCTGCGGTTCCCGGGCACCGACCCGGCGGTGCGCGCCCGGCTGGACGCGGAGGCGGTCTCGTCGGGGACGGCCGCGTTGTACACCCGGTTGGGGGAACTCGATCCGGCCGCGGCAGCAGCGATCCTGCCGACCAACACCCGCCGGATCGTGCGCGCCCTCGAGGTCATCGAGATCACCGGCGAGCCGTTCTCGGCGAACCTGCCCAAGCCCGGTCCGGCCCGCTACGGCACGGTCGTGATCGGCGTCGACCGGGCGCCCGAGGAGCTCGACGAGCGCGTGAACGAGCGCGTGCGACGGATGTTCGAGGCCGGGCTGGTCGACGAAGTGCGCGCGCTGGAGAAGTGTGGCCTGCGCGAGGGGAAGACGGCGTCGCGAGCCCTCGGGTACCAGCAGGTGCTCGCCGAACTGGACGGCGAAGGCGACTTCGAGGCGGCCGCCGCGGCGACGGCGCAGGCCACGCGGCGCTTCGTCCGGAAGCAACGGTCCTGGTTCCGGCGCGACCAGCGGATCCAGTGGTTCGACGGCGCCGATTCCGGGCTGGCCGCGCGCGTCCTGGATACCCTGGGCCGGTAATCTTCACCCATGGGCGGAATCGAATTCCTCAAGGGGCACGGCACGCAGAACGACTTCGTGCTGCTCCCCGACCCGGCCGGCTGCCTCGAGCTGACCGAGGCGAGGGTCGCCGCGCTGTGCGACCGCCGCCGCGGCCTCGGGGCCGACGGCGTGCTGCGCGTCGTCCGCGCCGCCGCGCTGGACGAGCCGTCCGCGGGCGAGTGGTTCATGGACTACCGCAACGCCGACGGGTCGATCGCGGAGATGTGCGGCAACGGCGTCCGCGTCTTCGCCCGCTACCTGGTCGAAGCGGGCCTGGCCACCGAGGGCGAGTTCGTCGTCGGCACCCGCGCCGGCGACCGCCCGGTGGTCGTGCACCCGGACCGGTCGGTGACCGTCGAAATGGGGCCGGCGACGATCACCGGCACCTCGGTGACGGTGGTGGCCGGCCGCCCGTTCTCCGGCGTGGCGGTGAACGTCGGCAACCCGCACCTGGTGTCGCTGCTCGACGACGACGTCGCGGACCTCGACTTGCGCGACCAGCCCGACTTCGACCACGACGTCTTCCCGAACGGCGTGAACCTCGAGTTCATCAACTGCCTCGGCGAGGGCGCGCTGCGGATGCGCGTGCACGAGCGCGGCGTGGGCGAGACGCGGTCGTGCGGCACCGGCACGGTCGCCGCGGTGGCGGCGGCGTTCCACCTGGCGGGCACGGACACCGGAAGGTCCACTGTGGACATCCCGGGCGGCCGCGTCGAGGTGACGGTGTCCCGCGGCGGCGCGTCGACGCTGTCGGGCCCGGCGGAGATCGTGGCACGCGGCGAGCTCGACGAAGCCTGGTGGGCCGCCGCCGGTTCCTGACAACGGCCTGTAACGGCTCGATCGACTGCCGCGATTCTTTGGTGACCGAATCGACCGTACGGAGCCCGATCTTGATCAATCTCCTGATCCTGGCCGCAAACCCTCGTGACACCGACCCGCTGCGGCTCGGGGAGGAAACTCGCAGGATCGACGAGAAGATCCGGGAAAGCAGTGGCGCGAGCCAGTTTTCCCTCCGGTCCGCCTGGGCGGTCACCGTCGACGAGTTGATGTATCAGCTCAACGCGTTCAAGCCGAACGTCGTGCATTTCGTCGGGCACGGAGCGGGCGGGCAGATCGTGCTGGAAACAACCGGCGGTCTGAGCAGGCCGCTGACCCAAGAAGCGCTGAGCACGATTTTCTCCCACTTCCAGCAATGGCTCCAGGTGGTCGTGCTGAACGCCTGTTACTCGGCTGTCCAGGCGGAGACGCTCGCGCAGCGGGCCGACGCCGTGATCGGGATGACCGACCGGGTCGGCGACGCGGCGGCGATCGAATTCTCCGCCGGCTTCTACCGGGCACTCGGCTTCGGCCGGTCCGTGGGGGACGCCTTCGCGCAAGGCGTGGCCATGGTGAAGGTCGACGGCCTTCCCGACGCCGATACGCCGAAGCTGATCCACCGTGCCGGTGTCGACCCGGCCAAGCTCGTCCTCGCCGGAACATCGGATGTCGCTTTGTCCGTCCGGCGGGCGGAAGACCCCCGGGTTCCGGCGAGGCTGCGCAGCCTGCTGCACGACGGGTGCGAATTCCTGCTGGTGAAGAACGAATCGGTGCGGTTGCCGACCGGCGCGTCCGACGAGGAGAACCGGATCTTCCTCGAACTCGGAATGCGTCAGTCGAAAGCGGTCTTCGTCGCCGAGGTCGACCGATACGCCACGGTCGAAGACGTGGCGGCCGCCCTGGCGCACCGGCTGCTTCCTCGGACCAGCTACGGATATGCCTGGACACTGGTGGCCGACGAGGTCGCGCTGGCCGCCGAACTCAGCCTGGTCATGGCCGGCCTGAAATCCGGTGATCAGGTCAAGCTGGTCGGCAACCACCTCCGGCCCGAATGGGCCCCGGACATGCGATGACGCGCCGGACCGGGCTTCTCCTCCTGGAGAACTCCGGTGGACGGCTTCACCTCGTTCCGCTCGACGCGCTTCGTTCGGTGCTGCTGCTCGACCCCGGACCTGCGCACCACCGGCAGCGGACGGCGGAATGCACGGCACTGCCGTCCGGGCAGGCGATGTGGGTGGACCTCGACGAGATATCCCCGCATGTGGTGCCCGACCGTGCGGTGGCGGACGTGCTGACCGCGTTCGGCGTGACCGGCCTGCAGCCCGCGGACAGTCCCATGCTGCCCGAGGACCGCAGGGCCACGCCGTTCTTCGGCAACCTCGTCGACCCGGACTGGCTGTCGGTGTCACTCGGCGGAAAATGTGACAGCCGGTGCGTTTTCTGCTTCACCGAGTGGATTCGCCATCAGCCGAGCCTGACCTTCGATCAGGCGATCCGCGCGCTGGACGAGGCGGCCTCGATCGCCGGCCTCGAAACGGTCGTCTTCACCGGTGGTGAACCCACGATCAGGAAGGATCTGCCGGAACTGGTCCGGCACGCTTCGGGCAACGGCTTCAAGGTCGTCGGGTTGCAGACCAATGGGCATCGCCTCGCCGAACCCGCGTACCTGGACGAGATTCTCGACGCCGGGGTGGCGACGGTGTTGTTGTCCTTGCACGGAGTGCGGTCCGAAACCCATGACGGCATAGCTCGGAGAAAGGGCAGTTTCGCGCTCGCGCTCGAGGCGCTGCGGGCGATGTCCGATCGGGGAAAATGTCTCGTTTCGGTCAATTTCGTCGTCTGCCGTGAGAACGCGCACGAAGCGGAAAGCCTTCCCGATCTGGTTCACGGCGTCGCCCCGGCCGCCGAGATACGTTACTCGTTCCCGATCGTCGAAGGCGCCGCGTACGACAACGTCGAAACGACCTTGCCGCCGCTGCCGCTGTTCGCCGATCTGGTCGCGAGAGCACGGTCCAGAACCACGGGGACGATCAGCGTCGCGAACGTTCCTCCGTGCGTCTCGTCGAAGCTCGGCCTGGCCAACACCTACGCCCTTCGGCAACGGCGATCGATGCTGGCTGTCTCCCCGTTCGCCGCCCTGTCGACCCCGCGCGGGGAGATGTCGGCCAAACTCGAGGCCTGCCATGGATGCCGGTTCTCGGACGACTGCACCGGCCTTCAGCTCGCCTACTTACGACGCTTCCCCGAAGCGCACCGTCACATCGACACCCCAAGTCCGTGAATGGCACATTGAGGGACTTCAAGTCCCTCAATGTGCCATTCACGGCTTTCGGATCAGCCGATCTTGGCTTCGATCGCGAAGTCGCCTTCGCGTGTCTCGATGTTGGTGATCGCGCCCGCGACGCGGATGTCCGCCTGGATGTCCGCGAAGCGCGCCAGCAGCTCGGCCGGGCCGGTCAGGGTGAGCGTCTCGACGGCGGATCGCATCGACACCTTCGCGTCGGTCTTCGCCCGGCGGACCGCGGCGATCACCGCACCGGCCAGGGAAAGCAGCTCCGGGTCGCCGTCGACAGCCGTGGGAGAGGGCCACGCTGCCCGGTGCACCGAGCCCTGCTGCCACCACGACCAGACCTCTTCGGTCGCGAACGGCAGGAAGGGCGCGAACAGCCGCAGCACCGCCGACAACGCCGTCACCAGCGCGGCCTGCGCGGACGAAGCCGCCGCGGGCCCCAGGTCGCCGTACGCGCGGCCCTTCACCAGCTCGACGTAGTCGTCGCAGAACGTCCAGAAGAACGTCTCGGTCACCTGCAGCGCCCGGGCGTAGTCGAGGGCCTCCAAAGCCGCCGTGGCCTGGGAAACGACGGCCGCCAACGAGGCCAGTAGCGCGCGGTCCAGCGGCTCGGTCGCGACCGCGTCCGGAGAGGGCACCCCGAGGCCGAGGACGAAGCGGCTCGCGTTGAGCAGCTTCGTCGCCAGCCGGCGGCCGACCTTCATCTGGCCCTCGTCCACCGCTGTGTCGACGCCGGGCCGCGCGCTCGCCGCCCAGTAGCGGACCGCGTCCGAGCCGAAGCGCTCCAGCAGGCCGGCCGGGGTCGTCACGTTGCCTTTGGACTTCGACATCTTCTTGCGGTCCGGATCGAGCACCCAGCCCGCGATCGACGTCTCCCGCCACGGCAGCATGCCGTGCTCCCGCTCCGCGCGCACCGCCGTCGAGAACAGCCAGGTGCGGATGATCTCGTGCGCCTGCGGCCGCAGATCCATCGGGAACACCCGCTCGAACAGGTCGTCGTCGAGGCTCCACCGGCCGACGATCTGCGGCGTGAGCGACGACGTCGCCCAGGTGTCCATCACGTCGGGGTCGGCGGCGAACCCGCCCGGCACCCCACGCTGTTCCGGCGTGAATCCCGGTGGGACGTCGCTGCTCGGGTCCACCGGCAGGGTGTCCGGCAGCAGGCGCGCGTCGTAGTCCGGCTCGCCCCGGTCGTCGAGCCGGTACCACAGCGGGATCGGCACGCCGAAGAACCGCTGCCGGCTGACCAGCCAGTCACCGGCCAGGTTCTCCACCCACGCCGAGTACCGGACGCGCATGTGCTTCGGCACCCAGTTCAGCTCTTCGCCGCGGGCGAGCATCTTCTCCCGGAAGGAGGCGTCGGTCCCGCCGTTGCGCAGGTACCACTGCCGGCTGGCGACGATCTCCAGGGGTTTGTCGCCCTGTTCGTAGAACTTCACCGAGTGCGTGATCGGCCGCGGTTCCCCGTGCAGGGCACCGGCTTCGCGCAGCAAGCGGACCATGATCTCGCGTCCCGTGTGGACGGTCTTGCCCACCAGCGGCGCGTAGGCGTCCGACGGCACGCCATGGGGTGCGGCGGGCAGGAACCGGCCGTCGCGGCCGAGCACCACCCGGGTGGCCAGCCGCAGCTCGCGCCACCACGTGACGTCGGTGGTGTCGCCGAACGTGCACACCATCGCGATCCCGCGGCCCTTTTCCGGATCCGCGAGGTGGTGCGCCACG
This window of the Amycolatopsis balhimycina FH 1894 genome carries:
- a CDS encoding glycine-rich domain-containing protein; this encodes MTIAVEELTGQDLIDEDLFHRFVERIVREHQLGREYAARIMDQALAFLGTCAHTSGPLSPSKAVDIGWHTFILYTREYAEFCDRVAGRFIHHEPTDTGLIPVSQAPPESADFTVAALRRAGFAVDHDLWAVSADCHQCTDGCTHSGGDTGCHQLAAHVGTVPA
- a CDS encoding helix-turn-helix domain-containing protein, which gives rise to MDQPSTGVYKAVRYVSDLGARLRAAREAAGLSLAAMSAKTHWSKALLGHLETGTRDVKREHVITYSRALNVSVESLYGPPQDPLRVAHEWLVADTSASVHRSSGRRVGESFAAEVEQRVIDLRQLDDTIGGGDLSPLVRRELAETSAVVRCASYSESVGRRLLVAVGELSQLAGWVASDAGYYLEAQQTYLAGVAAAQDAGDQTLAGQLLSSLAYQMANVGDPADAALLAKTAVKGARDATPVAKTLLLERVAWAGARARDVEGARRALDLVDDTYEERSPGIPEPEWVYWMSRDEIDVMAGRVLIEVGQPVKAAPLLTRAIDAYDAEHAREVALYQTWLAESYARAGELDAAREVIGAARGAAAGINSARLGRRVEEIERLVS
- the miaB gene encoding tRNA (N6-isopentenyl adenosine(37)-C2)-methylthiotransferase MiaB, which produces MTETQAPRAYQIRTFGCQMNVHDSERLAGQLEEAGYAPVQEGAKPDLIVFNTCAVRENADNKLYGTLGHLRPDKVANPDLQIAVGGCLAQKDRGEIVKRAPWVDVVFGTHNIGSLPTLLERARHNAEAEVEILESLETFPSTLPARRESSYASWVSVSVGCNNTCTFCIVPALRGKERDRRPGEILAEVEALVAEGVLEVTLLGQNVNSYGVEFGDRLAFGKLLRACGTVDGLERVRFTSPHPAAFTSDVIEAMAETPNICHQLHMPLQSGSDRVLREMKRSYRSARFLKILDEVRAVMPDAAITTDIIVGFPGETEEDFQATLDVVAQARFSSAFTFQYSKRPGTPAATMDGQLPKAVVQERYERLVALQNAISWEENKKIVGRRVELLVAEGEGRKDAETHRMSGRARDGRLVHFTPTGANVDRAVRPGDVVETVVTYGAPHHLVADGDLLLHRRTRAGDNAEAGLRPKTSGVTLGLPGFGAPAARPEPVSGCAL
- a CDS encoding DUF349 domain-containing protein, producing the protein MAQENTSTGTPAPHPVPHALHAGHAAPPVPPAEPTPATWGRIDDEGTVYVITAEGERAVGVWQAGSPDEGLVHYARRFDDVRTEVELLETRLISGAGDPKHALSSATQIRDGLAEAALVGDLAALAARLEYVIGHAEKALASAKAEREEARAAAIARKQELAEEAEKIAAESTQWKAAGDRLRTILDEWKTVKGVDRKTDDELWKRFSKAREAFNRRRGSHFAELDKQRAAAKQRKEELIAEAEAISESDDWGDTAGRYKDLMTEWKAAGRAPKDSDEALWQRFRAAQDKFFARRSTVFSERDAEFTQNAARKEELLIEAEKIDAAANLEAAKGALRRIQEQWDELGKVPRERIRELDGRLKAVQDAVKSAEDSRWRRTDPEAQARAAQFRERVEQLESQAAKARAAGDERRAKKADEQAAQWREWLEAAEAAVADR
- the miaA gene encoding tRNA (adenosine(37)-N6)-dimethylallyltransferase MiaA — encoded protein: MSSPVAVVGPTATGKTALAVELALKLGGEVVNADALQLYRGMDIGTAKATEAERRGVPHHLLDVLDVTETASVAAYQREARATIERLLAAGRVPVLAGGSGLYVQAVLDDLRFPGTDPAVRARLDAEAVSSGTAALYTRLGELDPAAAAAILPTNTRRIVRALEVIEITGEPFSANLPKPGPARYGTVVIGVDRAPEELDERVNERVRRMFEAGLVDEVRALEKCGLREGKTASRALGYQQVLAELDGEGDFEAAAAATAQATRRFVRKQRSWFRRDQRIQWFDGADSGLAARVLDTLGR
- the dapF gene encoding diaminopimelate epimerase, which produces MGGIEFLKGHGTQNDFVLLPDPAGCLELTEARVAALCDRRRGLGADGVLRVVRAAALDEPSAGEWFMDYRNADGSIAEMCGNGVRVFARYLVEAGLATEGEFVVGTRAGDRPVVVHPDRSVTVEMGPATITGTSVTVVAGRPFSGVAVNVGNPHLVSLLDDDVADLDLRDQPDFDHDVFPNGVNLEFINCLGEGALRMRVHERGVGETRSCGTGTVAAVAAAFHLAGTDTGRSTVDIPGGRVEVTVSRGGASTLSGPAEIVARGELDEAWWAAAGS
- a CDS encoding CHAT domain-containing protein, encoding MGRRRFLTTACNGSIDCRDSLVTESTVRSPILINLLILAANPRDTDPLRLGEETRRIDEKIRESSGASQFSLRSAWAVTVDELMYQLNAFKPNVVHFVGHGAGGQIVLETTGGLSRPLTQEALSTIFSHFQQWLQVVVLNACYSAVQAETLAQRADAVIGMTDRVGDAAAIEFSAGFYRALGFGRSVGDAFAQGVAMVKVDGLPDADTPKLIHRAGVDPAKLVLAGTSDVALSVRRAEDPRVPARLRSLLHDGCEFLLVKNESVRLPTGASDEENRIFLELGMRQSKAVFVAEVDRYATVEDVAAALAHRLLPRTSYGYAWTLVADEVALAAELSLVMAGLKSGDQVKLVGNHLRPEWAPDMR